From Salmo salar chromosome ssa09, Ssal_v3.1, whole genome shotgun sequence:
AGCTGACACAAAATGTGCTAAACTTGTGTATAATATTCAAAGCACTCGGATAATCTGTTGTTGCAACTTTGTTCAGTTTTCTAACAGgctaaaacatatatattttttttaatcataggATGTGGTTCCTGTGTTTGAGTGTTTACAAAAAGTGCACACTGCACATTGGGCTGAAATGGCCCTCTTAAATGTAGTCTTGCTAGAGGGTAGACTGACCTGGTGCTTCTCCACATTCAGTCGATGACACAGCACTTTACGCAGGTGTCTCACCTCGGCTCGGACCGAGCAGCGCACAAACTTCTGCTGCAGAGATGAGGCAGAGAAACATTTCCACAACATTACTACAACTCCGATTCCGCTCTTCAACACAAGTATGATTCCAAATTATTAcgtaaataaacagaaataccaaaacatttgTTGGCAATTCTAGTAAGGACTGACAGACACACTCAAATTAAAAACATAATTGCAACAGCAATTGACACTTAACAGAAGCATTGTTTATGGAGACCTCTGTTTTTCATCTCAATCCAAACAGAACACTGCACGTTAAACCAACAGAGACCTCTGGTGGTAGGATGCAGGTCCATTACCCACCTGAAGAGTCAGTTTGGGCTTATCTTTTTTTCCAGACAGAGATAAACTGCAGGGACGAGAGAATACATGATTAAGCATGACACACAGGGATTTTAAGGGGCATTTTGTAATAGAAACCCATCTGAATGCAACCAATGTGTAGGCTAAGGATTTCTTTTTAGGAGTGCCCACTGCCGATATGGAAGCGACAATGATTATTGAGCTATCTAAGGAGGAAGAATAATAGTCTACAAAGTGAATGTTGGATCCTTGCGCAATGTCTCCCTCCGTCTCAGTGTCTTGTCAACATAGCCGCGGGAAGTTGTTTGGAGGTAGGGCCcgtcattttttttaaacctgtgcTACAGATGGCTATATTGGTCCGCTAATACaagactagtaaaggcccagagaAATACTTTTGTGAGaggaaaaaataaattaaaacatcCCACAACTATGCTTGTCAATATGCTCTATTTAAGTGTCACTTCATTTTCCCACTTGTTTATGCCTCCATCCTTGGTACAGTAGCCAACCAGCTAGCTTGCTTGCTTTGCACTAGTTTAACATTTAGCTGGCTACTTGACCAGACATTAGGTTAGAGGAAGCAAGATTACTTTATCTAAATACTCCTCCTCGGTGGACTGTACATTTCtgtaaattatttttattttattagggaGATAATTCTAGCAAAATGTCATAAAATATATGAATACTTCTCCCCCTGTCATGGACTCACTGGAGTGGTAAAGTCTGCAGGCCAGTACCAGTTCAagcaatgttgcaagtttgtgtgtgtgagcaagagtGAGAAACAGACCGGCAGAGGAGAAAGGCAGAGTAAAGAGATGCAATTGAAAGACAACCTGAACCAATTTTCATGCAGAGCCAATGTGATTTTTAGAGGATATTTCTTTTTCATTAGGATATATTCTGGGTCAACAATGTTTTTAATTGTTGGCTTTTATGTATTTTGAAAATGGACAAAATATGTCAATTACCAGCTAGAGGAAACACTGATTGGGGATATAGAACCAAAAGACTGAACTTCGACACTTAAGTCTAACAGTGATAATCCACCACTTGAAATATAATTTGTTTACAGTCCAGTGGTCTGCGAATAGTTTTGTCAAGGCATGACACGAAAGCTTACCTTTGCCTCTCTAGACAAAGCGAGACCTGCTCGTCATATCTGTAAAAGTGGGCCTTGGAATGGTCAAAGGTGGTGAAAGGTAATCCTGTAGCATCTGGTATGGAGTCTAGGGGTGACACACACAGATACCATTTCAAATTAATAACATATGACATTGGGGGAAAAGCTGTATATTCACAAAACGTgaaatgttgtattttttttttcctgtAAAGGCTTACCTTCTCCAGAGAGTTGGACAACTCTCTCAAGCCCACGCGACTGATAGAATTCTTTTATTCGCTTGTCCTCACCTGTTTtcaaagaacagaaaacaaaggACCCTAGAATAAGGACTTTCACATACAAAATCAACCCACGCTAAATGGCTAACAATGTAATGCAGCTTCCTCCTGAAGTTTAACTAAAGCTGTTCCAATTAGGAGTTGAGAGCTATTTTCTCTCCAAAGTACACAGGATAAATAGCGACTGTTCTTTATTCGACTTGTGAAACATCAAAACCAATACTAAAGTACTATGTAACAAAAATGAGAACAAGTATTAGCCTACTTACTTTCTTGAAGTCCTGGAACCAGTTTGTAGACAATGTCTTGCATCACTCTATCCAATTTCAGGTTCAGTAAAGGCTGTGTTTCGTGGATCTTTATGTTGCACATTGGACAATACTTGCTGGTTTGGAGGTATTTCACAATACAACTTTTACAGACTGAAATAGAAGCAGAAGAGACATTAACCATTAATGTTATTTAATAATAACATTAAAATGTACTATACAACTGTATGCATTCACAGGCAATAAGTAGGCTAGGACCAATGAttaatatatacactagatgactgacaTGAAGCGCTGTTATGAAGCCACTGCACCTCCATCTAGCACTCCCTCACCATTGTAAAACATTTTGAAttctatagaaatgcatttgttAATGTTTACATTCatttttgccacatttattctattacagacaccttaatccATACTTACGTGAGCCAtccttaaagtataatttttGTAAAgttctaatgttactgtccccactgcAACAACAAatacttaaagggatagttcgggattggataccatttgtatgtttcagggtccagtatgaaggaagttaataGTAGTTGCAGTAACGGCTGGAAGTCTATGGCCATCTTCAGCGCAATGGCTGaggctagttagcattggcttgcgaaaatgcctccaacttccttcatacttGAAACAGAGACATCAAAATGGTGTCCACAAGTTCATTGGACTCTGGGGAAGTAAATAACATctagaagtatccctttaattgtttcaaggacaaaatgtaatttatttaatgtttatttatttttatttatttaattcctATGCAGGACAACTTCTTCTGGAGAGTGCCAATAAGGCATCAgtaatccagggtttatacacgTCTGTAACAGTTTGCCCATTTCTCAGAGGGCAAGAAGCCAAAACATTGAAAACACAGGCTGGGCCCACTTACATGTATGCAGACACTCTGTAATAGTTGTGGCATCGATGAAGTACCCAGCACAGAGATAGCACACTATGTGCTCGTTCAGGTCTTTGATCTTCAACTTGACTTCCTCCTTCAACAATAATAAGTTGCTATTGAAATCTCGAGTAGAAAGTATACCTGCattttctagatttttttttctgagcAGCAACAATGTACCATTAATGTCAAAAACAAGCTAGAATGTTTACATTCTAGAGTAGACAAAATGATGAGTTCATTCGAATAACAATATGATGATTGCTCTTTTCCACTAGGTTGATATTTCTAACTTTGGGGATTTGTTTCGCATTGTTAGTTcttactgaactgttggagctagaaacataggCATTTCGCTggacctgcgataacatctgcaaaatatgtgtagtatgtaaacaatacacacacacacacacacacacacacacacatatatatatatataagcaggTTGGCGTGTCAGGTGTCTGCAACATTGTAGCGGAGTAAGCAGAGTATCTATTATGCTAACATAAGCTAACACAATGTCAATAATAACAGGGTAGAATCTATACGTTCTTTATTTGTAAGTTATCGCTAGCAACCCAGTACGCTACACATGGAATTGCAAATAAAAGGACACAGGTAAGACACATATTAGTCACTTTACAAGCAAGGTTCGATAAGTCCGTCACCAGAAGCTACCTAGCCTAGCAAACACAATTAGCTAGTTATCTATAAACTAATTTTCATTCATCCAAAACGCAAATGCGTCTTTTAACTAATAGTGTAGACCGTTACAGGTGTGAAACCGGGGAGTTAACGGTACACATTTGCACGAAGGACCTTGCAGTAGCTGCCCAGAAAACACGGGTAGACTCTTCCACACACGCCTGCGCACACGTAGGcagctctctctccatcactttgGTGACAGGAGGAAGCGCTCGCATTGCTGCTTTTCCTCGTCGTAGTTATGTAGCTAGATTCAGCTCTAATTAACTTAAACAATTCTTACTGGTCTTGTCGCGTCTATAGAGTCCGAAACTAATTTGTACCTACCTCATTTCGTAAAGGGTCGAGCTTATATACGGACTGGAATTGATTTCTTAGCCGCATAGCTATCGCCATTGGCCCTTGCTCAGCCATCTTTAAAAATGCTGCTTATTTCCGGGTGGAAGAGCATCAAAGATGGTGGATTTATGAAGATGTCCCACTCAGGCCGTTTACCACTGGGCGACTTCCATTATGCTGAGCTGCAGGGCACGGGTCTATGGCCTGTGACGCGAAAGGGCAAAAGCGGTGAGGGAGGAGCGCCCTTCTAAAACCGAACAGTAATCTGCGCCGCTCGGACATATTGTCAACCAGGCTGCATGGTGGATAGTCCAGAAACAACATATATATCTTTTTAATAAAATATAGCTTATGGTTGAATTTTCATTGGGAATCCAAATAAAGCCTT
This genomic window contains:
- the LOC106611618 gene encoding polycomb group RING finger protein 1 isoform X1, which produces MAEQGPMAIAMRLRNQFQSVYKLDPLRNEEEVKLKIKDLNEHIVCYLCAGYFIDATTITECLHTFCKSCIVKYLQTSKYCPMCNIKIHETQPLLNLKLDRVMQDIVYKLVPGLQESEDKRIKEFYQSRGLERVVQLSGEDSIPDATGLPFTTFDHSKAHFYRYDEQVSLCLERQSLSLSGKKDKPKLTLQQKFVRCSVRAEVRHLRKVLCHRLNVEKHQVQMFFNNEFLPDHMTMKRLWLSHWFGKAQPLVLHYTIKDKRTR
- the LOC106611618 gene encoding polycomb group RING finger protein 1 isoform X2, which codes for MAEQGPMAIAMRLRNQFQSVYKLDPLRNEEEVKLKIKDLNEHIVCYLCAGYFIDATTITECLHTFCKSCIVKYLQTSKYCPMCNIKIHETQPLLNLKLDRVMQDIVYKLVPGLQESEDKRIKEFYQSRGLERVVQLSGEDSIPDATGLPFTTFDHSKAHFYRYDEQVSLCLERQSLSLSGKKDKPKLTLQKFVRCSVRAEVRHLRKVLCHRLNVEKHQVQMFFNNEFLPDHMTMKRLWLSHWFGKAQPLVLHYTIKDKRTR